CTTGCTGCCGACGGGGCCCGTGCCGCTCGACCAGAGCGGGTGTCCGCTCGCGCTGTAGACCACGAGGTTGCCGTCGTCCTGCACGGCGAGCGTGGCGCCCGGGTTGCCCCCGGTGTTGCTCGCCCAGATGGCGCAGCCCTGGCTCGAGTAGAGCACCAGGTTGCCGTCGCCTTGCATGATGAACGCGGCGCCGCCCTTGCCGTTGGTGTGCGTGTCGAAGAGCGGGTTGCCGTGCACGTAGAGGACGACGTTGCCGTCGGTCTGCATCACCAATCCGAAGCGGCCGTCGCAGCTGGTGGCGGTGTCGCCGGCGCCGAGGCCTTCGCCGGAGGCGAGCGCGCCGCAGTGCGCGGGTGCCGTCGTGCCGGGCGTGCCGCCGCTGCAGGCGCCGCCGCTGAGCTCGCTCGCCGAGCCCACGCCGTGACCGATGGCGCTGGTCGCGGTGCAGCCCACGGTGCCGCCGGCGAAGGCCGCGAGCGCGGCCGCGTCGCCGTTGAAGATGTCGAGGTCCACGTTGCCGCCGATGCCGGGCACGCTGCCGCGATCGCTGTACTGCCACGCGGTCCAGTTGCTCCAGCCGCCGGGCATCGCCGGGCACACGCCGTTGTCGCAGTAGCAGTTGAAGTAGTCGGCCACCCAGAGCGCGTCGCCGCCGAAGCCCGACGCGCCGAAGCCCGACCACAGCCCGGGGCTGGTGTAGATGATGGTCTGCTTGCCGGTGCGCGCGGCGATCTCGTTGATGAAGGCCTGCGCGTTCGCGGATGCGGTCGCCCCGCCCACGCCGTCGCTCACCTCCCAGTCGAGCATGGGCGGCAGGTCGCCCGCGCCGATCGTGCCCACGTAGCTCAGGTAGTAGTCGGCCTGTTGCGTGCCGTCGTCGCCGGGGTGGAAGAAGTGGTACGCGCCGCGCGCCACGCCGTTCGCCTGCATGCCGCTCCAGTTCGCGGGGAACGTCGGATCTCGGTAGCTCACGCCCTCGGTGGCCTTGGTGTACGCGAACTTGATGCCCGATCCCGCCACCGAGCTCCAGTTGATGCTGCCCTGGTAGCTGGAGACGTCGATGCCCGGCAGCGTGCCGCCCGCCGCGCAGACGGTGAGCAGGTCGCGCACGGTGTCGTCGTGCTGCTTGAGCGGCTGCGTGTCCTGGCCGCACGCGGCGAAGAGCGCGAGAACGGCCAGCAGCGTGGAGCGGGTCGAGGTCGTCATGGCGGCGGATTATCGAGACGCGCGTGGAACAAGTTGTCGAAGGGGCATTGTCGAATTGGATCCGGGCGGATCCGCCCCGTCGCGGGTCGTGGGTCGTGGGTCGTTCGTCCGGCGCGGGCGTGGCCACGTTGCCCTGGGGCCGCTTGACCCCTGGGTCAGTTCGACCCGCCCTCGCGCCCGCGATGACGCAACCCGACGTGCCCCGAACTCGCGCACTTCGCTCGCAGTGCGGGTTGGCCCGGAAGCTGCTCTGGGAGTTTGCAATCCTGAAGGAGCCCACGGTCGAAGCCGCGACGTCCGCCGCGCTCGCCAAGCGCATCGTCTCCCAGGCCGGGTTCGAGCTGCTCGCGGGCAGCCACAACGAGAACGTGCACGTGCGGCTCGAGGCGGAGACGCCGGCGCGGACGGACTTCAGCCTGACGTGGTGACTGCGCGCCCGGTGGGGAGCGAGAACCGCGGCGTCGCCATGCGGGCAAGACCATCGATGGGCGGGGTGGTCGCCTCGTGGGCAGCACGCATCCGGAGCTGGCGCCGCACGGCGAGCCTGCGCATCGCTCAGGCTGCCCTGCGTCTGCTCGGCGAGCGACGCACCAGCTTGACCGCCTCGAGCACGGAGACGGGGAAGAGACCCACCCCCAAGCAGAGGGCCGCGTCGGCGAAAGAGATGGCTCGGATCTGAAAGAGGGTCTGTGTCGCGGGAATGAAGTGAAGCCCGAGCTGGACCAACACGGAGAGGGACACCACACCGAGCAGGCTGAGGTTGCTGAACGCGCCCACCTCCCAGAAGAGCTTGGTCCTGCTCCGGGAAGCGAACGAGCGGAAGAGCTCCGCGAAGACGATGACCGAGAAGGCGAGGTTGCGGGCTCCCACCACATCGCGGCCGCGGAGGGCCCAGGCGAAGACGCCGAGCGTCGCCGCGGTCTGGAGCAACCCCGTGAAGAGGATGGATGCCCACTCGGGCCGGCCCAGGATCGGCTCGTCCGCGCGGCGCGGGGGCCGGCTCATCACCGCTTCGTCGGTCGGGTCCATCACGAGCGCGAGCGCGGGCAGGCCATCGGTGACGAGGTTGATCCACAGGAGCTGCAGCGCGGTCAGGGGAAATGGGAGCCCCACCACGGAGGCCACCAGCATCACCGCCAGCTCGCCGGCGTTGCCCGAGAGGAGGTACACGAGCGACTTGCGGATGTTCTCGAAGATTCCGCGGCCCTCTTGGACAGCCGCCACGATGCTCGCGAAGTTGTCGTCGGTGAGCACCATGTCGGCGGCTTCCCGGGTGACCTCCGTCCCCGTCTTGCCCATGCAGATGCCGATGTGGGCTTCGCGGAGCGCGGGCGCGTCGTTGACGCCGTCGCCCGTCATGGCGACCACAGCGCCGCGCGCCTTCCAGGCCCGGACGATCTTCAGCTTGTCTTCGGGCGTGGCCCGCGCGTGGACGACCTCTTCGATGGGCTTGCCGGGCACGGCGATCCCAAGCTCGCGTGCGATCACCTGGGCGGTGGTGGGGTGATCGCCGGTGATCATCACGGTCTCGATGCCCGCAGCGCGCGCCGCCGCGATGGCTTCGATCGCCTCCGTCCGCGGCGGGTCGGCGATGCCGATGAGTCCGAGGAGGTGAAGGTGCTCCTCCGCCGGGCCCTTCCCGATGGCGACCGCGAGGACCCGCAGCCCCCGCGCCGCCATCTGGCCGTTGGCCTCCGCGGCAGCCTCGGTCCCCGACGTACAGCGCGGGAGCACGGCCTCCATGGCACCCTTCACATAGAGGACGCCGTCCGCCCGCAGGATCGACATCCGCTTCCGCTCGGAGTCGAAAGGGTTCACCGCGGCCCGCGGCCTGTCGCGTTCGATCTGCCCACGTCGAATCCCGCGCTCGGCCGCGTCCCTGAGGATGGCGAGCTCGGTGGTGTCCCCTGTGCCGCCCTGGCCGTCCGGCGCGAGCTCGGCGTCCGAGCACGCAGCCGCGGCGTCGATGATCTGGTCGTGATCCGGCCCCCAGACCTCCCGGACGCTCATCACCCCGGTGGTGAGGGTGCCGGTCTTGTCGGTGCAGATGACCGTGGCGCAGCCGAGCGTCTCCACCGCGGGGAGCCTCCGCACCAGCACGTGGCGAGAGACCATGCGCCGCACCCCCACGGCGAGCGCGATGGTCACGATGGCCGGGAGCCCCTCGGGGACGGCGGCGACGGCCAGCGACACCGCCGAGAGGAACACGGTGAAGAGTCCGAGGCCCCGGAGGAGGCCGAGGAGCGCTACCACCGCCACGATGCCCAGGCAGAGGTAGAGCAGGACCTGGCTCACCTGGGCCAGCCTCTTCTGGAGCGGTGTCTCGGTCTCCTCGGCCGTCGCCAGCAGGTGGGCGATCTTGCCGAGCTCGGTGCGCATTCCGGTGGCGACGGCCACGGCGCGCCCGGTCCCGTTGGCGATGTGGGTGCCCATGAAGACGGCGTCATGGCGCTCCGTCACGCGTGCGTTCGGGACGGACGGCATGGTGGACTTCTCCACGGGCTCGCTCTCGCCGGTGAGCGTCGCCTCGTTGGCCGTGAGGACGTGCGCCTCCGTGAGTCGCGCGTCGGCCGCGACGATGTCTCCTGGCTCGAGCAGCAGGTTATCGCCGACCACCACCTCCACCGCGGGCACGACGAGGGAGCGGCCGTTTCGCACCACCCGCGCGCGCGGCGCGGTCATCGACCGGAGCGCCAGCACGGCGCGCTCGGCGCGGTACTCCTGGAAGAACCCCACCAGCGCGTTGATGAAGACGATCGTCCCGATCGCGACGGCGTCGGCCACTTCACCGAGGAACGCGGAGATGGTGCAGGCGCCAAAGAGGAGCCAGATCACAGGGCTCTTGAACTGGCTCGCGAACATCACCCACGGCGAGGTGGCCTGCTCGCGCTTGATCTCATTGGGGCCCTGCATCGCGAGCCGGCGTGCGGCCTCCTCATCGCTCAGGCCCAGCGCATCCTCGAAGCCGAGGGAGGTGGACGTCGCGGTCCCGGGCGGGCTCGGCGGAGGAACGGTGTTCGTCACAGGGGCTCCGAACCTTCAGGAAGCGTGCCCGCGCCGGCGCCGTGGAACGAGCCGTGGAGCAGGGCGTCCGCGCCAGGCGTGCGCGAAATCGACAGCGGCCATTCCCGCGCGCAGGTCTTGCGTCGACCGTCCAGGACCCGGCATCGACGAGCACGACGACCGCCGCGCGACCTTTTGTTCGCTCTCCACGTGGTTAAGCGTTAGGTCGCAGGACGGACTCGCGCCGAGGGCCGATTGAAGTCGAAGTCGCTCATTCGCCGGGTGTTGTTCACGCTCGTGGGCGGGGCGCTGCTCTTCGTGGGGCTGTTCCTGCTCGCGCTCCCAGGCCCGGGCCTGCTGGTGATCGCGCTGGGGTTGATGGTTCTCTCTTGGGAGTACCCGACCCTGCGGCGGCACGCCGACCGGATGCGTCTGCGTGCGGTCGGCTCCGCGCGCGAGCTGGGTCACCACCCGATCAGGTTCGCACTCGGGGTGGCCGTCTCGGTGGCGATGGTCGGGGCTGGCGTCGTCGTTGGCCTCATGGAACCTCGGTCTGGCTCGAAGCTGTGGACCGGGGCGTCCCTGGTCCTCAGCGGCGTGATCCTGCTCGTCACCCTCGTCCTGGCTCAGCGCGTGCCGCCACCTGACGCCTGAGGCGCCGGTTCATCGCGCGGCCGGCGTTCGATGGAGCGGCCTTCTTCCCGATGGTCGGCTCCATGCGCTCGGGTGTCCCAGGCGCTTCCAGACCTCGAACCAGAGGATGCTGGCCACACCCACGGTGATCCCGGCGGCGATGTCGATGGCGTGGAGCGGCGAGAAGCGGAAGAGCTCCGCTGCGGCCGGAACATAGATGGCCACCGCCAGGAACGCGCACGCCCCGCCGAGCACCCACCACAGCCAGCGATTCGGGCGCCGAGCGGTCGCCACGATGGTCTCCTCCCACGAGCGATTGGCGAGGATGAGGGCCAGGTCGGCCACGATGAGGGTAGCGAAGGTGAGGGCGCGGGCGTGGGCCTCGGGCTCCCCGCGCGCGAGCGCGAAGCCGAAGACCGCGAGCACCGCCAGCAACACGCCCAGGCCCTGGCCCAGACTCACCCAGAGCAGGTGGCGTCCGAAGAGCGGCGCACGCGGGTCGCGCGGGGGGCGCCGCATGATGCCTCGCTCCTCGGGTTCGGCCTCGAAGACCACGGAGCAGGCCGGATCGATGATGAGGTGCAAGAAGGCGATGTGAATCGGCATCAGAACCAAGGGCCATCCGAGGGCGATGGGGAGGAGCGTCAGCCCAACGATCGGCACGTGAACGGCGAGCACGAAAGAGAGGGCCTTCTTGAGGTTGTCGACGATGCGGCGCCCGAGCCGAACCGCGGACACCAGCGCTCCGAAGTCGTCATCGAGCAGCACCAGGGCGGCCGCCTCGCGCGCCACGTCCGTGCCCCGCCCGCCCATCGCGATGCCAATGTGAGCGGCCTTCAACGCGGGCGCGTCGTTCACGCCGTCGCCCGTCATGGCCACCACCTCGCCGTTGGCCTGGAACGCCTGGACGAGCCGGAGCTTCTGTTCGGGGAGCACGCGCGCGAAGACCCGGGTGTCCCGGACGTGGCGGCGAAGCGCGTCGTCGGAGAGCGCCGAGATTTCTTCGCCCCGCAGGGAGATCTCCGGGCGATCGAGACCGACCTGGCGCGCGATGGCCGCGGCCGTCCCAGGGTAGTCGCCGGTGATCATGGCCACGTGGATGCCGGCAGCGCGGCACTCGGCCACCGCCGCAGGGACGTCGGCGCGCACCGGGTCGGCCAGGCCCATGAGCCCCAGAAGCTCGAAGGGGATCGCGGTGGGGCTCTCGGGAAGCGCGTCCACGCTGGGCAGCGTGGCGACCGCGACGGCCAGCACGCGCAGGCCCGCCCCGGCCAGGCGTTGAACGGCGTCGCGGAGCTCGGCGTGCCGGGGCTCGTCCAGCCGGCACAGCCCGGCGACGGCCTCCGGCGCACCCTTGCAGGCCACGACCAGCTCTGGCTTCCCGGGCGCACGCCAGGCGTGGGTCACGGCCAACAACTTCGGCGAGAGCGGGTACTGGCGGACCAGCCGCCAGTCCGGGGGAAGGTGTTGGGTGCCGCTGAGGTGCGCCGCGCCCAGCTCCACGAAGGCGCGCTCCATGGGATCGACCGGGTCGGGATGGCTGGCCAGGACGCTGAACTCGACCAGGGTGCGAAAGAGCTCCGGGAGCGGCTTCTCGCCAAGCTGCTGCAGCTCGAGGGTGGTGTGGCCGACCACCATCTGCGCCACGCGCATGCGGTTCTCGGTGAGGGTGCCCGTCTTGTCCACGCAGAGGACCGTGGACGACCCGAGGGATTCCACCGCGGGAACGCTCCGCGCGAGCACCCGCCTCAGGGAGAGCCGCCGCGCCCCGAGCGCGAGAAAGATGGTGACCACCACCGGGAACTCGTTGGGGAGCACGGCCATGGCCAGGGTGAGGCCGGCGAGCCCGCCGCCCAGCCAATCGTGCCGGAGGGCCCCGTAGGCGATGGCCACCAGGACGGAGAGCGCAGCGCCGATCCAGGCCAGCTTCCGGACCAGCGCTCGGGTCTCGGCCTGGAGCGGGGTGGTGTGGCGATCCACCGTCCGCAGCGCGAGCCCGATGCGACCCATCTCGGTGCGGCTGCCCGTGGCGAGCACCTGGGCGGTGGCCATGCCCTGCACCACCAGGGTGCCGGCGTACACGAAGGGCAGGTCCTCACCGCCGGGGCGCGGAAGAGGTTGTGCGCCGTCCCACACGCCCTTGCGCACCGGCACCGACTCGCCCGTGATCAGCGACTCGTCGACGGTGAGGTGGGTGGCGTCAATCACCGCCGCGTCGGCGGCGACGCGGTCGCCCTCGGCGAGGACGATCAGGTCGCTCCGGACCACGTCGCGGCCCGCGATGCGCTGGCGCACGCCGCCCCGGATGACCAGCGCCCGCGGGCTGGCCAGGTCTCGGAGGGCCTCCAGCGCGCGCTCGGTCTTGCGCTGCTGGACCAAGGTGATGCCCAGGATGAACACCACGAACCCGAGGAGCATGGCTGCCTCTTCGCGGTCGCCGAGGACCACGTAGACCCCGCCACACGCGAGCAGCAGGACCGTCATCGGGTCCTTCACGAGCTCGATGAGGGCGAGGACCAGGTTGCTGCGGCGCTTCCCGGACAGCTCGTTGGGGCCGTCCAGCTCGAGGCGCTGGGCCGCCTCCTGCTCGGTGAGTCCGGTCCGGCGGGTCGTGTTCGGCGCGGCCATGGGGTCCTCGTGCTCAGCGCCGTGCCGGCGACGGCCCACCATCTGTTGCGGCAACCTCCCTGAACCAAACGCAGGTGCCGGCGAGGCAGCCGCACGACAAGCCCGGACGAGGCCACCGGCCGCCAGACTCGAAGGGGCAGGTGGTGATCAGTTCCTCGGCAGCGCAGACCTCCTGCGCGCAACCTGACGTCCGACAGTCGTCGTCGACTCGACAATCGTTGTGTCTCGATGGGGCCTCGAGCCTTCGATAGAGGGGGTCGGCCGGGTCAATCGCAGGCGCTCGCGTGGGAGGTGTTGCCCAAGCGAGGATCGCGGTCGAGCTGGCGACCCCAACCGCCAGGGCAACACTGGCGCAAAATCTCCTCATGCGTGGACCTCGGACGCAGATCCTGCGGGGTTGATGGGCATGGTTCGCCTCAACCCAGAGCCAACGCAGGAACCGCGCCATCGAGCCCGACTACTCGGATGCGGCTCTGGCTCCCGTGTCGCGAGCCCAGGCGCAGATGGCTGCCACGTCGGCTGCGTCCAGGTGAGCGTCCCGGTGCACGAGCCCGTACGTGAACGGCGGCATCTCGCCCTCGCGCACCTCCGCACAACTCTCATCAAGCAGCTTGCCGCGCTCCTCCGGAGAGACGCGGCTCCACTCGGAGAAGTTCACGTTCTCCCGCCCCTCGTTCACGTCGTGGATCACCAGCCATGAGACGGGAGCGACGTTGCTGTACCAGGGCCAGCGCGTGCGATTGGAATGGCAATCGAGGCAGGCGCGCTCGAGCACCAACCGGGTGTGAGCGTCCGCGCCGTCGAGCGGAGCGCTGCCTTGCTCGGGCGGGTTGGTCCGCGCGGGGCGAATGAGCTGCGCCAGGAGCAGGCACAGCCCGAGCCCGAGGGCGAGGCGCCGCGGCCAGCGCCTCCGCGGGCGCGCAGCGTCCTCGCTCACTGCATCCCCGTCGGCTTCGCGGCCTTCTCGAGCCGCTGGAGCTCGGCCTCGAAGGCGCGCAGGTGGCCCGCCTCGTCTTGACGGATCTCGTTGAAGCGATCGGCAGCGGCCTGGTCACCGGCCGCCGCAGCCTTGCGCGCGAACTCGGGGTACATCGTCTCGACCTCGTAGCGCTCGCCGGCGATGGCGTCCTTGAGGTTGTCGATGTCGCTGCCCACCAGTCCCGCGAGATCGGCCTCCTCGGCGAAGTGCTGGCCGTGTTCGGTCCTGGCGGTGCTGCCGAAGAGCTCGGCCAGCTTGGGGTCGCCCGCGGCGCGCGCGTGCTTCGCGAAGAGGTCGTACTTGGCGAACGCGAAGGCCTCGCCGTGCATGGAGGTCTTGAGGTCCTCGATGGTTTGCGGGCTGGGCTTGGGTGAGCTGGCACGGCCTGCGGCGAAGGCAGCAGGGACGAGTACGGTGAGGGCGACGATGGCGAGGCGCATGAGAGTCTCCTGGATCGATCACCTCAATCGATAAGCACCCCGGTCGCGATGGGGGAGCCTGCGGGCGAACGCCGGCAGCTCGGAGAATTGGAAGATGTTGCGTCGTGCGCGGCCGTGTCCGGCTGCGCGGTGCCTGAGATTCACTTCGGGACGCTCGACCGGCGCGCGCGCCCGAAACGAGAGGCAGCCCGGTTGGAAAGCAGGACCTAGATCTCAGGGCGAAGCCGCCCGACCCGAGATGCGAGCCGCGTGACCAGACCGACTCGAGCTCCGTGCATTGCAGCACACCTCCTCGTCATCTGCGCCGGGCTCGCGGTGAATGCGCGGGCGCGTGCACAAGGCAGCTTCGAAATTCAAATCTACGAATCCGAGCTGGTCGCGCCTGCTCACACGCTGGCCGAGTTGCACAGCAACTTCACCATCGAGGGTTCAACGACCACCTCCGATGGGACCTACCCGACCCGCCACCAGCTGCACGAGACGCTCGAGGTCACCCACGGGTTCGCGGATTGGTTCGAGCTCGGCGCCTATGTCTTCACCAGCACCCAGCCGGGCCTCGGCGTGAACTGGGTGGGAGACCACATTCGGCCCCGGGTGGGCGTTCCCAAGGAATGGGACTGGCCGGTGGGTATCAGCCTCTCTCAAGAGTTCGGGTTCCAGAAGCGCAAGTACTCCGTCGACACCTGGACCTACGAGCTGCACCCGATCATCGACCGGCACCTCGGCGCGCTCTACATGAATCTGAGCCCCATCTTCGAGCTCTCCGTTCATGGCGCGAACGCGGGCCAGGGCTTCTTCTTCGCGCCCAATGCGAAGCTCAGCTTCGACGCGACCCGGGTGGTGACACTGGGTGTGGAGTACTACGGCACCTTGGGGCCGGTGGACGCGATCCTGCCGTGGGCCGACCAGCAGCAGCAGGTGTTTCCCACCGTCGACCTCAACCTCTCGCCCAGGTGGGAGATCAACCTCGGCCTCGGCGTCGGTCTGACGCGCGCCACGGACCCGCTGATCTCGAAGGCGATCGTGGGCTACCTGTTCGATCTCTGAGCCGCGCTCAGATGGGCGGTGCTTGGGTCGAGCTTGGGGCAGTGGGCAAAGCCGAAGCCGTGGTGGCGTCTTGCACGAGCGGCAGGAGCAGCTCGAACGTGGTCGCCACGCCGGGGACACTGTCGAAGTCGAGCGTGCCTCCATGGGCGGCGACGATCCGGCGCGCGGCGGAGAGCCCGAGCCCAACGCCGGGAGCAGCCTCCCGTGTCGACGGCGCGCGGCCGAACGGCTCGAAGACGTACCGGCGCTCATCCGGGTCAATCCCCACGCCATGGTCCGTGACCGTGATGGACGCGAGGTCGCCGCGCTCACGGAGACGCACGTGCACGGTCCCTCCACCGGGCGAGTACTTGATGGCGTTGCTCAGCAGGTTGTTCAAGACCTGCTCGAGCCTCAGTGGATCGCATTGGGCCACCACCGGCTCGCTCGGAACCTCGAGCTCGATTTGGTGCTGAACCGACTGGTTCCGGAAGAGGGCGACGGACTCCCGGATGAGGTCGCGCAGGTCCGTGGGCCGGCGCGCCAGGTCGAGCTCGCCGTGTTCGATGCGCGCGGTATCGAGGAGGTCACCCACCATTCGATCCAGGTGCTCGACCTGACGGCCAACCAGCTTCCATGCGGGATCCCCCCGCTGCGGCGCTCCGTGGCTTCGGCGAGCCCGGTTGTCGGTGACCAGCTTGAGCACGGTCAGGGGATTGCGAAGATCGTGGGCAATCGCCGCCACGAACCTCACCTGGGTCGCGCGCCGGTCCTCGAGGACGTCGGCCATGTGATTGAAGGATTCGCCGATGGAGACCAGCTCGGCGGCGCCGCCTGGTGTCACCCGGACGTTGGGCTCGCCGTGGGAGAACCGGTCCATGGCGTCCTTGAGCGCGGTCAC
This genomic interval from Deltaproteobacteria bacterium contains the following:
- a CDS encoding rubrerythrin, coding for MRLAIVALTVLVPAAFAAGRASSPKPSPQTIEDLKTSMHGEAFAFAKYDLFAKHARAAGDPKLAELFGSTARTEHGQHFAEEADLAGLVGSDIDNLKDAIAGERYEVETMYPEFARKAAAAGDQAAADRFNEIRQDEAGHLRAFEAELQRLEKAAKPTGMQ
- a CDS encoding HAMP domain-containing histidine kinase, producing MTAWARARTTKGVRPSFRALVGLLALLLIVSILTTIALFSEGSVAKEAIAEVENDALVIPTCEALTANLLSYDRLSSVQGTDRTATTEAIRQDTRRSVLRQVASLEHLADDPGERKAVAQLRARVQASLDAANRASPEPGGAGSRSATALTGALESVAAFRSHDVEQIRLARARATRLTTFADVGRVVVVGALLLEIATLLAAVQWGLGRPVTALKDAMDRFSHGEPNVRVTPGGAAELVSIGESFNHMADVLEDRRATQVRFVAAIAHDLRNPLTVLKLVTDNRARRSHGAPQRGDPAWKLVGRQVEHLDRMVGDLLDTARIEHGELDLARRPTDLRDLIRESVALFRNQSVQHQIELEVPSEPVVAQCDPLRLEQVLNNLLSNAIKYSPGGGTVHVRLRERGDLASITVTDHGVGIDPDERRYVFEPFGRAPSTREAAPGVGLGLSAARRIVAAHGGTLDFDSVPGVATTFELLLPLVQDATTASALPTAPSSTQAPPI
- a CDS encoding heme-binding domain-containing protein encodes the protein MSEDAARPRRRWPRRLALGLGLCLLLAQLIRPARTNPPEQGSAPLDGADAHTRLVLERACLDCHSNRTRWPWYSNVAPVSWLVIHDVNEGRENVNFSEWSRVSPEERGKLLDESCAEVREGEMPPFTYGLVHRDAHLDAADVAAICAWARDTGARAASE
- a CDS encoding cation-translocating P-type ATPase, whose protein sequence is MAAPNTTRRTGLTEQEAAQRLELDGPNELSGKRRSNLVLALIELVKDPMTVLLLACGGVYVVLGDREEAAMLLGFVVFILGITLVQQRKTERALEALRDLASPRALVIRGGVRQRIAGRDVVRSDLIVLAEGDRVAADAAVIDATHLTVDESLITGESVPVRKGVWDGAQPLPRPGGEDLPFVYAGTLVVQGMATAQVLATGSRTEMGRIGLALRTVDRHTTPLQAETRALVRKLAWIGAALSVLVAIAYGALRHDWLGGGLAGLTLAMAVLPNEFPVVVTIFLALGARRLSLRRVLARSVPAVESLGSSTVLCVDKTGTLTENRMRVAQMVVGHTTLELQQLGEKPLPELFRTLVEFSVLASHPDPVDPMERAFVELGAAHLSGTQHLPPDWRLVRQYPLSPKLLAVTHAWRAPGKPELVVACKGAPEAVAGLCRLDEPRHAELRDAVQRLAGAGLRVLAVAVATLPSVDALPESPTAIPFELLGLMGLADPVRADVPAAVAECRAAGIHVAMITGDYPGTAAAIARQVGLDRPEISLRGEEISALSDDALRRHVRDTRVFARVLPEQKLRLVQAFQANGEVVAMTGDGVNDAPALKAAHIGIAMGGRGTDVAREAAALVLLDDDFGALVSAVRLGRRIVDNLKKALSFVLAVHVPIVGLTLLPIALGWPLVLMPIHIAFLHLIIDPACSVVFEAEPEERGIMRRPPRDPRAPLFGRHLLWVSLGQGLGVLLAVLAVFGFALARGEPEAHARALTFATLIVADLALILANRSWEETIVATARRPNRWLWWVLGGACAFLAVAIYVPAAAELFRFSPLHAIDIAAGITVGVASILWFEVWKRLGHPSAWSRPSGRRPLHRTPAAR